The following proteins are co-located in the Microvirga ossetica genome:
- a CDS encoding SAM-dependent methyltransferase, with protein MFPLSHMLKSFIRAGTLKVIDAEGNVHVFGGEKPGPSVTMRLTDRSLYHKLFLNPELHAGEAYMDGRMSFEDGSSLRDFLNLFSMNRSTLANYPLQNVLKRLSRTVKRFQQANPVGKAQQNVAHHYDLGNDFYKLFLDKGMQYSCAYFINDDDTLEEAQQNKLRLIASKLRLKPGLKILDIGSGWGDLALYLAAMEDVDVTGVTLSKEQYELSNEKARRAGLSDRVRFELLDYRKVDRKFDRIVSVGMFEHVGVQHYGEFFKKINALLDDDGLMVLHSIGKMSPPGTASPWLRKYIFPGAYSPALSEVFPVVEQNQLWVTDLEFLRLHYAKTLNHWHRRFEANREKIAAMYDERFCRMFEFYLISAETMFTTGSQLVFHMQLARKRDAVPIVRDYVTDVQREYKAKEAERLKVLEPAREMMPT; from the coding sequence ATGTTTCCCCTGTCTCACATGCTCAAATCCTTCATTCGTGCCGGCACCCTGAAGGTGATCGACGCTGAGGGCAACGTGCATGTCTTCGGCGGTGAGAAGCCGGGGCCCAGCGTCACCATGCGGCTGACGGATCGCTCGCTCTATCACAAGCTCTTCCTGAACCCGGAACTTCATGCCGGCGAGGCCTATATGGACGGGCGCATGAGCTTCGAGGACGGCTCGTCCCTGCGCGACTTCCTGAACCTGTTCTCGATGAACCGCTCGACGCTGGCCAATTATCCGCTTCAGAATGTGCTGAAACGTCTCTCGCGCACGGTGAAACGGTTCCAGCAGGCGAACCCGGTCGGCAAGGCGCAACAGAACGTGGCGCATCACTACGACCTCGGGAACGACTTCTACAAGCTCTTCCTCGACAAGGGCATGCAGTATTCCTGCGCCTATTTCATCAACGACGACGACACGCTGGAGGAGGCGCAGCAGAACAAGCTTCGCCTGATCGCATCGAAGCTGCGGCTGAAGCCCGGCCTGAAGATCCTCGACATCGGCAGCGGCTGGGGCGACCTCGCGCTGTATCTCGCGGCGATGGAAGACGTGGACGTCACCGGCGTCACGCTCTCGAAGGAGCAGTACGAACTCTCCAACGAGAAGGCGCGGCGCGCAGGACTGTCGGATCGCGTGCGCTTCGAGCTCCTCGATTATCGCAAGGTGGACAGAAAGTTCGACCGGATCGTGTCTGTCGGCATGTTCGAGCATGTGGGCGTGCAGCATTACGGTGAGTTCTTCAAAAAGATCAACGCGCTGCTCGACGACGACGGGCTGATGGTGCTGCATTCCATCGGCAAGATGAGCCCACCCGGCACCGCGAGCCCGTGGCTGCGCAAGTACATCTTCCCCGGCGCCTATTCCCCTGCCCTGTCGGAGGTCTTCCCTGTCGTCGAGCAGAACCAGCTGTGGGTGACCGATCTCGAGTTCCTGCGCCTGCATTATGCCAAGACGCTCAATCACTGGCACCGGCGCTTCGAGGCCAACCGCGAGAAGATCGCGGCCATGTACGACGAGCGCTTCTGCCGGATGTTCGAGTTCTATCTGATCAGTGCGGAGACCATGTTCACCACCGGAAGTCAGCTGGTGTTTCACATGCAATTGGCGCGCAAGCGCGACGCGGTCCCCATCGTGCGCGACTACGTCACGGATGTGCAGCGCGAATACAAGGCGAAAGAGGCCGAGCGCCTCAAGGTGCTGGAGCCTGCGCGGGAGATGATGCCAACATGA
- a CDS encoding ATP-dependent helicase has protein sequence MNQSDPRHDPQDNLAHEPASGSLSARARAAVAPQSPYLNGLNPEQRAAVEATEGPVLVLAGAGTGKTRVLTTRIAHLIATGKAYPSQILAVTFTNKAAREMRERITSVIGPVAEGMQWLGTFHSIGTKILRRHAELVGLRSDFTILGTDDQLRLMKQVIEVEGIDEKRWPARQLAAHIDGWKNRGLGPDQVPAGEAGAFANGKGGRLYRAYQERLKVLNAADFGDLLLECLRLWREHPDILEQYQNRFRYMLVDEYQDTNVAQYLWLRLLAQARKNLCCVGDDDQSIYGWRGAEVDNILRFEHDFPGATVIRLERNYRSTGHILSAASGLIAKNQGRLGKTLRTEDEPGEKVTITGAWDSEEEARLIGEEIEALHAKKHSLSEIAILVRISAQMREIEDRLVTLGVPYRVIGGPRFYERAEIRDALAYLRVVNQPADDLAFERIVNVPKRGLGDATIQVLHNHARAARVPLMEAARFIVETDELKPKPRATLRDLLISFGRWAKLSETLSQSDVAQTVLEESGYTDMWQKDKSADAAGRLENLKELVRSMEEFPDLQSFLEHVSLVMEANESDTAERVSLMTLHAAKGLEFDTVFLPGWEEGLFPNQRALDESGRAGLEEERRLAHVGLTRARRRAKIYFASNRRIHGLWNSTVPSRFVDDLPEPNVEIVEAPANFSYGGSRFDRMQPFAGSSYQTPGWQRAQAHRASTEDGGYSGRRSGERRGPMMIEGELVAKSTGSSGFTVGGRVLHTKFGPGTVEAIDGNKLTVEFDKAGRKMVLDSFVEALG, from the coding sequence ATGAATCAGTCCGATCCTAGACACGATCCGCAGGACAACCTTGCCCATGAGCCGGCGTCCGGATCCCTGAGCGCCCGCGCCCGAGCGGCGGTTGCGCCGCAATCGCCCTACCTGAACGGCCTGAACCCGGAGCAGCGCGCCGCCGTGGAGGCCACCGAAGGGCCGGTTCTCGTGCTCGCCGGCGCCGGGACCGGCAAGACCCGCGTGCTCACGACCCGGATCGCTCACCTGATCGCCACCGGCAAGGCCTATCCGTCGCAGATCCTCGCCGTCACCTTCACCAACAAGGCAGCCCGGGAGATGCGCGAGCGCATCACCTCCGTCATCGGCCCCGTCGCCGAAGGCATGCAGTGGCTCGGCACCTTCCACTCCATCGGCACAAAGATCCTCCGCCGCCATGCGGAGCTGGTGGGCCTGCGCTCCGATTTCACGATCCTCGGCACCGACGACCAGCTGCGCCTGATGAAGCAGGTGATCGAGGTCGAGGGCATCGACGAGAAACGCTGGCCCGCGCGCCAGCTCGCCGCCCATATCGACGGCTGGAAGAACCGTGGCCTCGGCCCCGATCAGGTGCCCGCCGGCGAGGCCGGAGCCTTCGCCAACGGCAAGGGCGGCCGGCTCTATCGCGCCTATCAGGAGCGGCTGAAGGTTCTCAACGCCGCCGATTTCGGCGATCTCCTGCTCGAATGCCTGCGCCTGTGGCGCGAACACCCCGACATTTTGGAGCAGTACCAGAACCGCTTCCGATACATGCTGGTGGACGAGTACCAGGACACCAACGTCGCCCAGTACCTCTGGCTGAGGCTTCTGGCTCAGGCGCGTAAGAACCTGTGCTGCGTCGGCGACGACGACCAGTCGATCTATGGCTGGCGCGGCGCCGAGGTCGACAACATCCTCCGCTTTGAGCACGATTTTCCCGGCGCGACGGTGATCCGGCTCGAGCGCAACTACCGCTCCACCGGCCATATCCTCTCGGCGGCCTCCGGCCTCATCGCCAAGAACCAGGGCCGCCTCGGCAAGACGCTTCGGACGGAAGACGAGCCGGGCGAAAAAGTCACGATCACCGGCGCCTGGGATTCCGAGGAGGAGGCCCGCCTCATCGGCGAGGAGATCGAGGCGCTGCACGCCAAGAAGCATTCGCTCTCCGAGATCGCGATCCTGGTGCGCATCTCCGCCCAGATGCGCGAAATCGAAGACCGGCTCGTGACGCTCGGCGTGCCCTATCGCGTCATCGGCGGCCCGCGCTTCTACGAGCGCGCTGAAATCCGCGATGCGCTGGCCTATCTGCGCGTCGTCAATCAGCCTGCCGACGATCTCGCCTTCGAGCGCATCGTGAACGTGCCTAAGCGCGGCCTTGGCGATGCCACGATCCAGGTGCTGCACAACCACGCCCGCGCCGCCCGCGTGCCGCTGATGGAAGCCGCGCGCTTCATCGTCGAGACCGACGAGCTGAAGCCGAAGCCGCGCGCCACCTTGCGCGATCTTCTGATCTCCTTCGGACGCTGGGCGAAACTCTCCGAGACCCTATCGCAATCCGATGTCGCCCAGACGGTGCTGGAGGAATCCGGCTACACCGATATGTGGCAAAAGGACAAATCGGCGGATGCGGCGGGGCGGCTCGAAAACCTCAAGGAGCTCGTGCGCTCTATGGAGGAATTCCCGGATCTGCAGAGCTTCCTCGAGCATGTCTCCCTCGTGATGGAGGCCAATGAGAGCGACACTGCCGAGCGGGTCAGTCTCATGACGCTCCATGCGGCGAAGGGCCTGGAATTCGACACCGTCTTCCTGCCCGGCTGGGAGGAAGGCCTCTTTCCCAACCAGCGCGCCCTCGACGAGAGCGGCCGCGCGGGCCTTGAGGAGGAGCGGCGCCTCGCCCATGTGGGCCTGACCCGCGCCCGGCGCCGGGCGAAGATCTACTTCGCCTCCAACCGGCGCATCCACGGCCTGTGGAACTCGACCGTTCCGAGCCGCTTCGTCGACGATCTGCCGGAACCGAATGTGGAGATCGTCGAGGCGCCCGCCAATTTCTCCTATGGCGGTTCGCGCTTCGACCGGATGCAGCCCTTTGCCGGCTCGTCCTACCAGACCCCCGGCTGGCAGCGCGCCCAGGCACACCGTGCCTCGACCGAGGATGGCGGCTATTCCGGGCGCCGGTCCGGCGAACGACGCGGGCCGATGATGATCGAGGGCGAATTGGTGGCAAAGTCCACCGGCAGCTCCGGCTTCACGGTCGGCGGGCGCGTGCTCCACACCAAGTTCGGCCCTGGCACCGTCGAGGCCATCGACGGCAACAAGCTGACGGTCGAGTTCGACAAGGCCGGGCGCAAGATGGTGCTGGACAGCTTCGTCGAGGCGCTGGGCTAG
- a CDS encoding acyltransferase family protein — protein sequence MTKLPYIQVLRACAALSIAILHAQYDAGLMAAQLGWQFEPFQAVPWAAGVDVFFVISGFIIVHASRNLFEAPGAGKVFLARRVARVAPLYWTATTLYLAVALISPEVLNRSILEPGFVLASYLFIPLARPDGLVQPLYSLGWTLNYEMYFYLLFALVLFWPMRRAVIGLAAALAATVVVGGLVALPQPLAFWTDPIVLEFALGMGLALLKAEGLVLSRPVRAALVTGGLVLLVGGAAADWPRMIAFGIPAALFVAAAALGPDRVRATTWLTRTGSALGDASYALYLTHPFVIRAGREVLVESGLASAIGPWAYIVLAVTGAVLASLLVFRWYERPVTEWIRQRLEPARLQLA from the coding sequence ATGACAAAGCTCCCATATATCCAGGTGTTGCGAGCCTGTGCGGCCCTGTCGATCGCGATCCTGCACGCCCAATACGATGCCGGCCTCATGGCGGCCCAGCTCGGCTGGCAGTTCGAGCCCTTTCAAGCTGTTCCATGGGCCGCCGGGGTCGACGTGTTCTTCGTCATCTCCGGCTTCATCATCGTTCATGCGTCGCGAAACCTTTTCGAAGCTCCCGGCGCTGGTAAGGTCTTCCTCGCGCGCCGCGTCGCCCGCGTCGCTCCGCTCTATTGGACCGCGACGACGCTCTATCTCGCTGTCGCGCTGATCTCGCCTGAAGTCCTCAACCGGAGCATCCTGGAGCCCGGCTTCGTCCTCGCCTCGTATCTGTTCATCCCGCTGGCGCGCCCCGACGGCCTCGTCCAGCCGCTCTACTCCCTCGGATGGACGCTGAACTACGAGATGTATTTCTACCTGCTCTTCGCCCTTGTCCTCTTCTGGCCGATGCGCAGAGCCGTGATCGGGCTGGCGGCCGCCCTGGCAGCGACGGTGGTCGTGGGCGGTCTCGTTGCCCTTCCGCAGCCGCTCGCCTTCTGGACCGATCCGATCGTTCTGGAATTTGCCCTCGGCATGGGACTGGCACTTCTCAAGGCGGAAGGACTCGTCCTGTCGCGCCCCGTGCGCGCCGCTCTCGTCACGGGTGGCCTCGTTCTGCTCGTCGGCGGAGCGGCGGCCGATTGGCCGCGAATGATCGCCTTCGGCATTCCGGCTGCGCTCTTCGTTGCTGCCGCCGCGCTTGGTCCGGATCGCGTCAGGGCGACGACATGGCTCACGCGAACGGGCAGTGCTCTGGGCGATGCCTCCTATGCCCTTTACCTCACTCATCCTTTCGTCATTCGGGCCGGGCGCGAGGTCCTTGTCGAAAGCGGTTTGGCTTCCGCGATCGGACCGTGGGCTTACATCGTGCTCGCCGTGACCGGGGCCGTTCTCGCATCGCTGCTGGTGTTCCGCTGGTACGAGCGGCCGGTGACCGAATGGATCCGCCAGCGACTGGAGCCCGCGAGGCTGCAACTCGCCTGA
- a CDS encoding thioesterase family protein has translation MEKRTPVFYFAPFVSSTMRVEPAWIDYNGHMNMAYYHVLFDRAVEEGFSLVGLGHDYLEKRKASFFAAEVHTVYKRELKMNDRVRVTLQLVDFDEKRIHYYMEIRHATEGWVAATMEGLSLHVDMETRKVCPFPDDVAANLAVMKTTHSRLSKPSALGRSVGIPSKTETGFLASSTRH, from the coding sequence ATGGAGAAGCGGACACCCGTCTTTTACTTCGCGCCCTTCGTGTCGTCCACGATGCGGGTCGAGCCCGCTTGGATCGACTATAACGGCCATATGAACATGGCCTATTACCATGTGCTCTTCGACAGGGCGGTGGAGGAAGGCTTCAGCCTCGTCGGCCTGGGCCACGATTATCTGGAAAAGCGCAAAGCCTCGTTCTTCGCGGCCGAGGTCCACACCGTCTACAAGCGCGAGCTCAAGATGAACGACCGGGTGCGCGTGACGCTCCAGCTCGTCGATTTCGACGAGAAGCGCATCCACTACTACATGGAAATCCGCCATGCCACCGAGGGCTGGGTCGCCGCGACCATGGAGGGACTGTCCCTCCATGTGGACATGGAGACCCGGAAGGTGTGCCCGTTCCCGGACGACGTCGCCGCCAATCTCGCCGTGATGAAGACGACCCACTCCCGTCTGTCCAAGCCGTCGGCGCTGGGGCGCTCCGTCGGCATTCCCTCCAAGACCGAGACGGGGTTTCTCGCTTCGAGCACGCGGCACTGA